Proteins found in one Exiguobacterium sp. 9-2 genomic segment:
- a CDS encoding sugar transferase: protein MSYMTVKRLLGFILALVACIVLIPVFLCIMGAIKIESRGPVFFKQKRVGLKKSHFNILKFRTMYIETPQDTPTHLLADPDVYITRVGKFLRKTSLDELPQLFNILKGEMSFVGPRPALWNQYDLIDERDKYKANDTLPGLTGWAQINGRDELPIEVKAKLDGDYVSRMGIVMDTRCFIETIFSVIKSDGVVEGGPNKMTLNEVNGKRINR from the coding sequence ATGAGTTATATGACAGTGAAACGATTGTTAGGATTCATCCTAGCACTTGTGGCATGTATCGTATTGATACCAGTGTTTTTATGCATCATGGGGGCGATAAAAATTGAATCACGAGGACCTGTCTTCTTCAAACAAAAACGAGTTGGGTTGAAGAAAAGTCATTTCAACATTTTGAAGTTCCGGACTATGTATATTGAAACACCACAAGATACACCGACTCATTTGCTTGCTGATCCGGATGTTTATATTACGCGCGTCGGGAAGTTCTTACGTAAAACAAGCTTAGATGAATTACCACAATTGTTTAACATCTTAAAAGGTGAGATGAGTTTTGTTGGACCCCGACCTGCTTTATGGAATCAATATGACTTAATAGACGAACGTGATAAATATAAAGCGAATGATACATTGCCAGGCTTGACAGGATGGGCCCAAATCAATGGTCGTGACGAATTACCGATTGAAGTGAAGGCAAAACTTGATGGAGATTATGTGAGCCGAATGGGGATTGTGATGGATACACGTTGTTTTATTGAAACTATATTCAGTGTAATAAAAAGTGATGGAGTAGTTGAAGGTGGTCCAAATAAGATGACGTTAAACGAAGTAAATGGTAAGAGGATAAATAGATGA